From Neodiprion pinetum isolate iyNeoPine1 chromosome 7, iyNeoPine1.2, whole genome shotgun sequence, a single genomic window includes:
- the Lgr3 gene encoding leucine-rich repeat-containing G protein-coupled receptor 3 isoform X4 translates to MKYKHIAKVGVSLISFLIILSGLMYYFSQDECPRGTFPCANSTVCIAQREWCDKVPNCPYGDDENEDECFDSNGSWDFFYSYAMSSGIELTCESFQPPKKCHRGRTACQVTCVGAGLTRIPENMTSNLTSIVLTNNSLSTIGKNALVSYGRLTTLLMDDDEIAQIEPGAFENQKNLVWLTLLNNKLTELRRGHFTGLESLVMLLVEGNRIEYADLTDFENQTSVGWIGLNRNNICSSCLKLPYMPRLKELYLEMNRIDEISEDLLSGLPGLTGLSLKNNEIRTIRKNAFKNQQNLVELNLAYNAIITLSPHLFLPLEKLRKLYFKKFHYCTTYAPQVQVCLPRSDGVSSLSDLLGKRLLRAAVWGISCVTCLGNALVLWGRLTARDENRVLSIMIRNLAVSDMLMGFYLLTIAAKDLQYRDVYNVMANDWMSSWGCTIVGALAMISSEVSVLILSFMSVERFVLIASPLKINRPLTARHAYSSMIVIWVVGVIVALIPIIHWRSSTRFYGANGMCFPLHIDNPFLVGWEYSAFVFLGMNFFGLVVIFYVYTGMFASIWRTRHATPLAVGDSEFALRFFLIVLTDAACWVPIIVLKIVAMTKYPVPPDLHAWVVIFILPVNSAVNPLLYTFTTPKFRERLAEGWFGRIRNIVSRRQSDTQISRSSSNKNVILVLSTDHKESIGTQGIRYSTPFNDEGCKKKLDNHSF, encoded by the exons ATGAAGTACAAACACATCGCCAAAGTTGGCGTGTCTCTGatatcttttctcattatccTGTCCGGTTTGATGTATTACTTCAGTCAAG ACGAATGTCCGAGGGGGACGTTTCCCTGCGCCAACAGTACCGTCTGCATTGCTCAGCGCGAGTGGTGCGACAAAGTACCAAACTGCCCGTACGGGGACGACGAGAACGAGGACGAATGCT TCGATTCGAACGGAAGTTGGGACTTTTTCTACTCGTACGCAATGAGCTCGGGCATCGAACTGACCTGCG AAAGTTTTCAACCaccaaaaaaatgccatcgtGGGAGAACGGCGTGTCAAGTGACATGCGTCGGAGCAGGACTAACAAGGATTCCGGAGAACATGACTTCGAACTTGACTAGCAT AGTCCTGACGAACAACTCGCTGAGCACGATAGGAAAGAATGCATTGGTTTCCTACGGACGGCTAACGACGCT GTTGATGGACGACGACGAGATAGCGCAGATTGAGCCGGGCGCCTTCGAGAATCAGAAAAATCTGGTGTGGCT GACTCTGTTGAACAATAAGCTCACCGAGCTTCGCAGAGGACATTTTACCGGGCTGGAATCCCTCGTGATGCTCCTTGTCGAAGGAAACCGCATCGAGTACGCCGATCTCACCGATTTCGAGAACCAGACTTCCGTGGGATGGAT CGGATTAAAtagaaacaatatttgttCGAGCTGCTTGAAGCTCCCTTACATGCCACGTTTGAAGGAACT GTACTTGGAAATGAACAGAATCGATGAAATCTCGGAAGATTTGCTATCCGGATTGCCAGGTCTGACCGGATT GAGCCTGAAGAACAACGAAATTCGCACGATACGTAAGAACGCGTTTAAGAACCAGCAGAATCTCGTTGAACT CAACTTGGCATACAACGCGATAATTACCCTTTCACCGCATCTATTTCTTCCGTTGGAAAAACTGCGGAAATT atatttcaagaaatttcacTACTGCACAACCTACGCGCCACAAGTTCAAGTTTGCCTGCCCCGAAGCGACG GAGTATCTTCCCTGTCTGATCTTCTGGGTAAGCGTCTCCTGCGGGCTGCGGTCTGGGGCATATCCTGTGTCACGTGTTTGGGGAACGCGCTGGTCCTTTGGGGGCGACTAACGGCTAGAGATGAGAATCGGGTGCTCAGCATAATGATCAGAAATTTGGCAG TCTCCGACATGCTGATGGGATTTTACTTGTTGACGATCGCTGCGAAGGATTTGCAGTACCGCGACGTCTACAACGTGATGGCAAACGACTGgatgagttcctggggctgcACGATAGTCGGAGCTCTTGCGATGATCTCCTCCGAG GTCTCGGTTCTGATACTGTCGTTCATGTCGGTGGAAAGATTCGTACTGATCGCATCGCCTCTGAAGATCAATCGACCATTGACAGCACGGCATGCCTATTCGTCGATGATAGTGATCTGGGTGGTCGGCGTCATCGTTGCTCTAATACCGA TTATACACTGGAGAAGTAGCACGAGGTTCTACGGGGCGAACGGTATGTGTTTTCCTCTGCACATCGACAACCCCTTTCTCGTCGGCTGGGAATATTCGGCGTTCGTATTTCTTGGGATGAATTTCTTCGG ACTCGTCGTCATCTTTTACGTCTACACGGGTATGTTTGCGAGCATTTGGAGAACGAGACACGCGACCCCCCTTGCTGTCGGCGACTCGGAATTTGCTCTGAGGTTCTTTTTGATCGTGCTGACCGACGCTGCTTGCTGGGTACCGATCATCGTCCTCAAAATCGTGGCTATGACCAAGTACCCGGTACCAC CGGATCTTCACGCCTGGGTCGTCATATTTATTCTTCCGGTAAACAGCGCAGTGAATCCTTTGCTCTACACATTTACGACACCGAAGTTTCGCGAGCGTTTAGCCGAGGGCTGGTTTGGACGGATTCGAAACATTGTCAGCAGAAGGCAGTCCG ATACGCAGATTTCAAGATCCTCTAGTAACAAAAATGTAATCCTGGTTTTGTCAACGGATCATAAAGAGTCGATTGGCACCCAAGGGATTCGCTACTCGACGCCATTCAACGACGAGGGGTGCAAGAAAAAACTTGACAATCACTCGTTTTGA